Genomic window (Atribacteraceae bacterium):
TGAGTGTGTTATACACCGTGGTTTTGGAGAGGGTAGGTATTTCCTGTACCAGTTGGCTGTATATCTCTTCAACCGTCGGGTGGTCCTGGTGGCAGAGCAAGTACTCCATTATTCGGAGCCTCGTATAGGAAGGCCTGATTTTTTTAAGGGACAGTTGCTCCCTGATAACCTGCAGGTTGGTCTTTTTAGCTTTTCACCTCGCACCTTCTCATAGTTACATATATGGAAAACTTCCAAATGTATAATAATGTTTCTTATTGTCGCTGTCAAGAAAGGGTCATAAAGGGGACTCTGTAAGAATACGCCTCACGGAGAGGGTTAGAACCAATGCGTACACACCAGTTTTCCAGCCACGCCAAGTTTGGCGGTGAGGGCGCGGATCACCTCAACGCGAGTCATCATTCCGGCTGTTTTCAGTGATGGGTTGTGTGCCGGATTTTTGGCCTGTCCTACCCAGAAATGAATCTCGTCGGCGTCGTTGATCAGTTCCAGTAACCGCAGGGGTCCATAGCCGGCCTCTTCGGCCAGTTCCGGTTCGGAAAAAATATTGTTGAGACGGTTGAGGGTAATCGTCCCTTCGCTGGCCAAGTCGATGCCTTCCAGTTCGAAGTGGGCCGGAGAGCCGAATTTCCCGGGGTGAACTCGCAGCGGCTTTTCCAGATATTCGGCGAGGAGTTTGGATGTCGTTCCTCCACAGGCGGCCCGGGTGCCGCTGGCGTTCATAAAAGATTCCAACATTTTGGGCAGGTCGTTTTTTTGGGCAGGGGGTCCGGTCAGCAGGTGAAACTGGCGGGGTAGTCGCACCGCAAGCGTCAATGTGGAGATATCGTCAGCTGGTTCTTGCTGGTGAAGCTGATGAGCCTGGCGGACGACAGCCCCGGGAATGCCCGGTGCCTGGTAAGCGGTATCCAAACGCTCTTTGACCAGAAAGGATTTGAGCCCTTCCAGACTCCACCCCCGCTTCAGTCCCCGGCCCAGACCGGCTTGGGTCACCCCATCGGAGACGACGAGAATAGCTTCCTGGGGTCTCAGTTGGACTTCGCTGTGCTGGACGATTTCACCCGACCAGTATTCCGGCCGGAAAACGGGTTCCTCGATTCCCGAGGTACTCAGGAGGAGTGGTTGGGGAGCCTCGTAGCAGTACATATCCACCTCCCCGTCTTGTTTGATTTGCACGACATTAAAAGCGGCCCAGGGCCCGCTGTGGTCTTTGGCCCGGTGGAGCATGGCCAGGGAGGAGCGAACAGCGTCGGCAACCCGGGCCCCGCCCTCGGCCAAACCGAAAAGGTATTCCACGTAAAGTGTCGCCTGAATATTGGCGTTGATTCCGCTGCCCATACCGTCGGCTAAGATGGCGAGAGTCTGCTCCGGTCGGCGAACGATTTTGATTAAATCTCCGCAATGACGGTGGGTGTGTTTACAGATCTGGCTGGAAAAGGACTCCACGAAGAGCCGGGTCACTGCAGGGTGTCCTTTCGCTGGACCAGTTCCGTGAGGTTTTGTAGGATCAACCTTGTTTCGCTGGCCGAGCGTCCCAGGAGACTCGCCACCTCCTGGGCGATCTCCACTTGCCGGTCGATGACCTGTTCGGCCCGTTCCAGAGCTTCTTTCCGCAGGCGGTCCAATGCCGCTTCCTGTTGTTTACTCACGGTCAGGTTGACCAGGATACTGATTATTTGCCTTTGATCTTTGGATCCGATGGTATAGATCATCTGCCGGCAGGTGAGGCCGTAGGCCCGGAAATGAACGATGTCACTCCATTGATTGGTTTCGCCGTCCAAGATCTGCTGAAAGGGTGCCGGATCGATGAAAGTGCTGATATGTTTCCCCCGGCACAGGTCGCTGGTCATGAACATCTGGTGAAACTGAGGATTGGCATGGATGATTTTCAGGGATTCATCGAGGATAACCACCGCATTGGGACTATTTTCCACGATAGCGTCAGCCTGGATTTCCGCTTTCTGGCGCATGAAGGGAAGGCACATCTCGATTTCCGCCATCCCCCGGAGGACGGCAACGGCTTTTTCCCGACAGGTTGAATAACCGCAGGCACCGCAATCGAGCTCGTCATTTGTGGTATGCTTGCCGGTCTGGGCCAGGACCTGTCTGATTTGACTCTCGCTCGGATCCTTGATGATTAGAAGGGTATGGGGATTGGGTATGTCCAGGGAAATATTCGGCGCTTCCCCGTCCAGGGGCTTTCGGAGGGTGGTTGCCGGTGTAGGTTCGATGGAACGAAGGAACCTGTTCCGGGTGCGAAACTGGTTTAAAAGGGTTTTTTTCGGGTTACCCGCTCCCCCCAGGCATCCGCCGGGGCACATCAGGGCTTCGAGAAGAAGTGGTGGGCCGGGTTCGGCAAGAGAATCGATAGCCTCGATGACATCGTCATGGCCGCTGACGGTTAGGAAGGAGTGGTCGAGTTGGTTGGTAGAGAGAGCGCTGGTGTAGAGGAGGCCCCCGGCGAGAGGATAGGTTCTGGCTTTTTCGGGCAAAACTCCATCAAAATCACTTTCTTCCGCTGCCTTCA
Coding sequences:
- a CDS encoding [Fe-Fe] hydrogenase large subunit C-terminal domain-containing protein, translating into MAANPVLWTNEARCRDCNRCVRVCPVKAVEKKSGQARVIIERCLLCGLCVHECPQHAKAYASEINLVRQLIGNPGRVIASVAPSYPAAFEESEWRRLPAVLRQLGFDLVTETAVGAEIISRSIAETIKAHPDQTYITTACPAVVTYIRRYRPETSSLLLPFASPMLVHARYLKKHFGPGISVVFIGPCLAKKDEARWDGQNGVDAVLTFEELRTWIEEVGLDLKAAEESDFDGVLPEKARTYPLAGGLLYTSALSTNQLDHSFLTVSGHDDVIEAIDSLAEPGPPLLLEALMCPGGCLGGAGNPKKTLLNQFRTRNRFLRSIEPTPATTLRKPLDGEAPNISLDIPNPHTLLIIKDPSESQIRQVLAQTGKHTTNDELDCGACGYSTCREKAVAVLRGMAEIEMCLPFMRQKAEIQADAIVENSPNAVVILDESLKIIHANPQFHQMFMTSDLCRGKHISTFIDPAPFQQILDGETNQWSDIVHFRAYGLTCRQMIYTIGSKDQRQIISILVNLTVSKQQEAALDRLRKEALERAEQVIDRQVEIAQEVASLLGRSASETRLILQNLTELVQRKDTLQ
- a CDS encoding SpoIIE family protein phosphatase, with product MTRLFVESFSSQICKHTHRHCGDLIKIVRRPEQTLAILADGMGSGINANIQATLYVEYLFGLAEGGARVADAVRSSLAMLHRAKDHSGPWAAFNVVQIKQDGEVDMYCYEAPQPLLLSTSGIEEPVFRPEYWSGEIVQHSEVQLRPQEAILVVSDGVTQAGLGRGLKRGWSLEGLKSFLVKERLDTAYQAPGIPGAVVRQAHQLHQQEPADDISTLTLAVRLPRQFHLLTGPPAQKNDLPKMLESFMNASGTRAACGGTTSKLLAEYLEKPLRVHPGKFGSPAHFELEGIDLASEGTITLNRLNNIFSEPELAEEAGYGPLRLLELINDADEIHFWVGQAKNPAHNPSLKTAGMMTRVEVIRALTAKLGVAGKLVCTHWF